One window from the genome of Cryptomeria japonica chromosome 6, Sugi_1.0, whole genome shotgun sequence encodes:
- the LOC131057048 gene encoding 3'-N-debenzoyl-2'-deoxytaxol N-benzoyltransferase — protein sequence MEKSGLAEFNVKIVESCLVPPCLPLPRCTLYLSNLDNQPLVRINSNALLVYEGCENALADPAKTIREALSKVLVYYYPLAGRLRKKEDGKLQLECTGEGVLFVEATVDNSLSVLGDLDKLEPSFKKLLFRFPSDTAIEDVHPIVIQVNHFVCGGFVVAVSFQHMVCDGRGIGQFLKGLGEMARGYVKPSIEPVWDRELLKPGNISVHDLESTKEKIETLVWQARTKVLEISHTQNVSISFAVDVKRSFNPPLPNGYYGNGVVAASAQTIAHDVINQPLSYLVNIIKKTKISLTNEYLRSIIDTDRFSSNIYSNQANIILSDWRWLGFDEVDFGSGSPVNISPIYWNENGPNISNGFVFVHSPKRKFDAFKAIAWMPSQEFNLLEIEIKAIINKYLVNGSRC from the exons ATGGAGAAGTCAGGCTTAGCAGAGTTTAATGTGAAGATTGTGGAGAGTTGCCTTGTGCCACCATGCCTGCCTTTGCCCAGATGCACTCTCTATCTCTCAAACCTTGATAACCAGCCATTAGTGAGAATAAACTCTAATGCGTTGCTTGTGTATGAGGGTTGTGAAAATGCTTTAGCAGATCCTGCCAAAACAATCCGAGAAGCTCTGTCAAAGGTGTTGGTGTATTATTATCCTCTGGCTGGGAGATTGAGAAAGAAAGAGGATGGGAAGCTTCAATTGGAGTGCACAGGAGAAGGTGTTCTCTTTGTGGAAGCCACAGTAGATAACAGCCTGTCAGTACTTGGAGATTTGGACAAGCTCGAGCCATCATTTAAGAAGCTGCTTTTTAGGTTTCCTTCCGATACAGCTATTGAGGACGTTCATCCCATCGTTATTCAG GTAAACCATTTCGTATGTGGAGGTTTTGTTGTAGCTGTGAGTTTTCAGCATATGGTATGTGATGGACGAGGGATAGGGCAGTTTCTCAAAGGTCTTGGAGAGATGGCTAGAGGGTATGTTAAGCCTTCTATTGAACCTGTATGGGATAGAGAACTTCTTAAACCAGGGAATATATCAGTTCATGACTTAGAATCGACTAAAGAAAAAATAGAGA CTCTGGTTTGGCAAGCAAGGACCAAAGTACTTGAAATTTCACATACTCAGAACGTTAGTATTTCCTTTGCAGTAGATGTGAAGAGATCATTTAATCCCCCACTACCAAATGGATACTATGGAAATGGTGTTGTTGCTGCAAGTGCACAAACTATTGCTCATGATGTCATAAACCAACCACTTTCATATCTAGTGAATATTATAAAGAAAACAAAGATATCACTTACTAATGAGTATCTTAGATCAATAATAGATACAGATCGATTTTCATCAAATATTTATAGCAACCAAGCTAATATAATTTTGAGTGACTGGAGGTGGTTGGGATTTGATGAAGTTGACTTTGGATCAGGAAGCCCAGTGAATATATCTCCCATTTATTGGAATGAGAATGGACCCAACATATCAAATGGTTTTGTTTTCGTCCATTCTcctaagagaaagtttgatgcatTTAAGGCTATAGCATGGATGCCATCACAAGAATTCAATTTACTTGAAATTGAAATAAAAGCCATAATCAACAAATATCTTGTCAATGGCTCTAGATGTTGA